GTAATGGTACACAATACTTCACTAAAAAAATGAACTACAATGCTAGGTAATTTTTATTTAAgtgaaggatctgagtactGAGTACTGCAAGGGTGCCTTCAAAGACGTACCCTGTCAAAGATCTCATCCATTGTTGGTCTGCGGTCAGGCAGTTCGCTCCAGCACTGCTTCATCAGCTGGATACACTCTAGCGGAGCCTGGTCGGGGGCCACAGTGGGACGGCACATTGGAGGAGGCTTCTTCACCTTCCGGATGATCTCTGGTGATGAGACAGAGAAGATGCCAATCAAGTTTCAAATTAGAATATGTACCATCCCAGTACTCTGTTACACTGCTGGCTGTGAGCTCTGCACAGCAGAAGCACAAAAGAACACATTTTCAAGGCAACTTCTATTTATCTATTTCTCCCCCTCCCTGATGGATACACACCCTCGGGTGGTAGACCCAGCATGCCGTAAGGTGGCCCTCTGACCACCACCTCTTGAAGGATGATAGAAAAGCTGTACACGTCTCCCTTGTAGGTGCCTTTACGAGAGCTCGCAAGGTCCCTTAAGAACTCTGGAGCTGTCCAAAATAgatctgaggggaaaaaaggttTAGAATGAAGGTGCTAACAAGATACCAGTCACAACCAACTCTAAGAAATGTATAGCTTTGTGCCTTCAGTCTCATCTTAACACCAGACTTAAAGTAATGTTGTAGATAGCACAATCATCCATAGCCAGGAACTAGGTGGGTTCCTTGCTGTATATAGTGTATAATATGGCTGGTCATGAATAGTAATGAGATGCATTCAGGTACCTTCAGGTGGAGGTTCTTCTATAGGAGCTTTCTGAGTGTCCAGCAGCTCATTGAAGCCATAGTCAGTAATCTTGAGGACAAAACGTCCATCTACCACACAGTTACGAGATTTTAGTCTGCCATGGGGGAAATCTCTGTGGTGAAGGTATTTCATACCCTGGAAGGACAATATATGAAAGTGTGTAGTTAATCATAAAGGAAATAGTCCACAATAAACTGTGCAAGCACAAGACAACAAGCATAGTGAGGACACCTAGTGGTTAGTTATTAATATTCATATTCAGCATATCAGCGTTTTACCTTGATGAGGTCGAGCACAAGTGAGGATTTGAACATCCAGTCTAATTTAACGTCCTCGTTCCTCAGCAGGTCCTCCAGACTGCCCCGTGAGCAGTGCTCCGTTACCACTGCAAACATGGAGCAGTCTGAGAAGAAGCCCAGGAACGGATTCACATTCTCGTTTCTCAGGTCTTTCATCTGACAAAGCAGATAAACAAGTTCATGGAAAAGAAGGCACGTTTAGACAATCACAATATCATATTAATCTGTGTGTATGCTGCTTGAGGCAGTATGGAGCTTCTCCAGACCACTAGATTACAGTACAAATTCAATTCTGTGTTTCTTCCTACAGGTCAAGACATGCTGCTCTACCTTTGTGAAAATCTTGGTGGTGCTCTGTTTCACTTCCTTGAACTGTCCCTCCTCAAATTTCTTCAGCCACACCCAGTCGCCCTGGAAGAGAAGCCAACTTTTGTCTAGAACATTGTTTTATACATGCAGTTTTTGGAGAtgttgcaaataaaaaaaacagcttgtttaCTTCCTGAAAGAggtatcatgtttgttttttttccttataAACAAGTCAAAACCCATTTTATCGCTCCCTGTTAATCCACCCACCCACAAAAAATGACCTCAGTCTTACTTGGGTTTGTTTGTAGAACAATGCCATTTTGAATTAATGGCCAAACAATAAGCTGTACTTGCCCTTAAGGTCCAACCTAACCGTAACCTCAAAAACTAACTAAAAAACAATTACACTTACATACTCACTCCATTTTTGAATATTGTACAGATTTAAGCAGCAATGACTCTTTCAGCGCCACCCACCTCATATACGGCTACATTGGTGGTCTCATGAGTTGCCGTCTGCATGCTGTTCACAGAGTGTGAACGCTCTGCAGACTTTTCCTCCAGAGCACTCTTGGACTCGCTCAGATCCTCCAAGGTGATTTTCTGTGGGACACCATACAAATGAGTTGTGtcctgaaacattttctttcgCAAATTCCCAACTGACAATCAGTGTGTTACGTCCAGAGAATGTGGGATAAACACACTACAATAGATTAGTGTGCTTAAGTCTGATTTGATGAGTGGGACACAGTGATGCTGCTCACCTTTTTGCTAAGCTGAGGATTGATAAACGTGAGATCCTCTAAGGTCAGGAGGATCCGATTGGGACCTTTGACCAGCTGGATTTGTTGGAGTCTCCTCCTGCCAATGAGATTTAGAAAAGATAAGGAAATCACTTCATCCAATAGCAGTGTGTTTTCTAACTACCTCAGGGGTCATCTGTGGAGCAATGACAGATGATGAATCagctcagttttttttaatatgagTAATCAAGTCTCTATGTGATTTCAACTGTATTGATTAAAGCATTTGCTTAaaaattgctttaaaaaaataacagttaCAGTGACCTGTTAGCATAGGTCAAGGAAATCAATAGAGTGGTATGAACACCACTTTGACATAGTCCTCTTCTTGCTGGCACCAACTACTGTCAAATGTTAGCCAGGGTCAAATGCTCTTCCCTTCTTACTCTCAAGCATTTACACAGAACATCCAGTATTGTGCACATCACACCATAGAGTATGTGAATGCACCTGATACTCAAAAGGATGTATTTACAGGCTGTACCTGATATAAAGACTTATAGCGAGCCCTCCTACTGCCAGAGTGAAGATGACAGCAAGCACCACTATGATGTAGGTGACCTCCACACCTGAGGATGACACAGGTGACTTGATGTTATGggaaatgaaaactgatgaaCAAATGACAAAGTGCATAGACAGTATATCATAAAACTATGAAGACTTGAGCAAACACATCCATGCATATCCACATGCACCAATATTCACGCACAAACACGCCTCTTACCTCCCGTGCAGATCGCATTCTTGTCAAACCAGCAGTTTGAGTCAGATGGCGGAGGAGATCCTCCTGGAAAATGGATGGACCTGCCAGCAAAACGAAGCACTCCGGATGATAGATCCACCAGATAGGCCTGGTGCAGCTGGCTCCCCGTGCTGTCAGAGTCCAGGATGACATAGGTGGTCTTAACGTCCCCGCCAGTGTCCACCTTGACCTTCTGGTTGAAGCCACTGAAGGTTGTGTTCCTTGTGAAGTAGGCCAGGTTCGAGCCTGACAGGCGCATGCCTGCTCTCCTGGCATTGTGGATGGACTTGGCCAGCAGGTAGATGCTGTTATAGATAGTCCCAAATAGTGGATTAACCTGCAACAAAAGGCACACGGAAAGACATTATATATCAGAAGAGTATTTCAACTATTTTAAGTCATCCTCTGCAGAAATTTTCAGCATCAAATCAGAGGTTTGAGAGTTGTGCTGACACAGAGAGCTAGACAAAAACACCAATTACATAAACAATGTTTTTAGTATGATGGGTAAACGAGTGATGAACAGCAACCGCACCCATCATTTTTTATAATTACAGTTGGAATAATTCTGATAGGCATTAGAAAATGCACACATGGTGAACATTTGAAAACGTAAATAAACTTTCCTGGACAGTCTGGCTGTGGTGCAGGGATAGAAacagaataaatgcattttattcGAAAAAAGACTGTAACTTTGGATGATATCTGCCTGATTTGTCTAATTCGTGCTGACTCTtagttttgatttctttttgcaTACATTGAGTTTGTTTGCCATCTCTTACATTGGAGTTGTGCTATGAATGGACCAGTTCATGGGCAATATGTGGACATGTGAGTATAGTTGTAAGACAGGCTTTAAAAAATGGGAACCTAAGCTTCAATTTCCTGGTGTGACATCCAAATGGTTTCTACCTGTTCTGGCTGCACAGTTAGCATCAGCTCCTGTCTGCTCTTGGCTGCAGCGAATGCCTCATTGAAGGACAAAGGCTCAGAGGCCACAGTGATGGTGAGCACGGCGTCATAGGCCTCCCTCAgcctgctgtcattttgcagaGGGAAGTAGGAGATGTTGGTGTAGGGCATGCTGTAGTGGAGGGCGTCGTagggcacaaacacatactTCCCCGAAGTCAGACCCATTTCCTGTGCTTTGAGAAGAAAAGCACCTTGCTGCTCTCCTCCAACAAGGATTGAGTGCATGCACATGATGATGACTGAAACAGACCAGGAAAAAAATAGTGGGACTTTGCAGAAATATTAGTTATATGGACATATGCAGAGTGGTAACAAGACCAAACTCACAATCATCATGATTTAATGTATCAATAGGTGTCAAAAGCAGTGTTGGAAAGAGTGTTCTCCTCCTCAAGTGGAGTAACTACAATGTATTAAAAGTTTGAGACAAACCTACTCAATTGAGTAACAGGAGTAAATGCACTCAGCACTTCAAGCATTGGACAGgttaaaaagtcaaaaatgaGAAGTCTGGGTGCCCTGCATGGAGGGTGAAGGTGCTAAGCATTTAATTGGCCGTGCAAATATTGTAACATTTGAATCCAGactttcctctgtctcccctctctgctgtcaaCTCCCtatgatgcagaaaaatggaAGTTATTAGTGTTGAAGACAAACAAATCAAGTAGCTGCCCCAGTTCACCTTAACTGCAAGGTGAAATCTGCAGTGTCAAAATGGCTTCCTGGTCACGTGGTGGAGGGATAAGCCTCCTGGAGAGGATGTGTACAACTGGGATGTTGAATGATGTAACAGCTGCTCCCCTGTTTCTATATTACAGGTGTTATATCATCGATTTCTACAAttccccttcctcttctctggcATTGCTTTGACATACATCTAATCATTTTGCAGGGACATTT
This genomic interval from Chaetodon trifascialis isolate fChaTrf1 chromosome 9, fChaTrf1.hap1, whole genome shotgun sequence contains the following:
- the gucy2f gene encoding retinal guanylyl cyclase 2; its protein translation is MQHIPPNVRGALWESNHPCVPIIKSRPTLATLPFYNFLLWVLFGVLMFPCCVRCLIFKVGVLGPWNCDPVYYRALPAAAARHAVSRINGDLSLDLGLKMDFIILQEPCETSKALTAFIYYEAMADAFLGPTNPGYCVAASLLAKNWDKAIFSYSCVNYELDRVTGYPTFSRTAPFPADVLFTVLKHFRWASVVVVSSNEDIWRDTAGRVATALRNKGLPVGLVASIGMNETELESTMRKIQAAGEVRVIIMCMHSILVGGEQQGAFLLKAQEMGLTSGKYVFVPYDALHYSMPYTNISYFPLQNDSRLREAYDAVLTITVASEPLSFNEAFAAAKSRQELMLTVQPEQVNPLFGTIYNSIYLLAKSIHNARRAGMRLSGSNLAYFTRNTTFSGFNQKVKVDTGGDVKTTYVILDSDSTGSQLHQAYLVDLSSGVLRFAGRSIHFPGGSPPPSDSNCWFDKNAICTGGVEVTYIIVVLAVIFTLAVGGLAISLYIRRRLQQIQLVKGPNRILLTLEDLTFINPQLSKKKITLEDLSESKSALEEKSAERSHSVNSMQTATHETTNVAVYEGDWVWLKKFEEGQFKEVKQSTTKIFTKMKDLRNENVNPFLGFFSDCSMFAVVTEHCSRGSLEDLLRNEDVKLDWMFKSSLVLDLIKGMKYLHHRDFPHGRLKSRNCVVDGRFVLKITDYGFNELLDTQKAPIEEPPPEDLFWTAPEFLRDLASSRKGTYKGDVYSFSIILQEVVVRGPPYGMLGLPPEEIIRKVKKPPPMCRPTVAPDQAPLECIQLMKQCWSELPDRRPTMDEIFDRFKLINKGKKTNIIDSMLRMLEQYSSNLEDLIRERTEELEVEKQRTEKLLAEMLPPSVAEALKTGATVEPEYFDQVTIYFSDIVGFTTISSLSDPIEVVDLLNDLYSLFDAVLSNHDVYKVETIGDAYMVASGLPKRNGNKHAAEIANMSLNILSSVGTFHMRHMPDVPVRIRIGIHSGPCVAGVVGLTMPRYCLFGDTVNTASRMESTGLPYRIHVNMSTVKILHSLNEGYKIEVRGKTELKGKGIEETYWLVGKTNFTKPLPKPPEIKPGDNWQEMVTEEIKTLFRKANRQVDKKI